A single region of the Polymorphum gilvum SL003B-26A1 genome encodes:
- a CDS encoding sigma-54-dependent transcriptional regulator has product MAYDILIVDDETDIREMIAGILDDEGYGTRTAADSDSALTAIKERRPSLVILDIWLQGSRLDGLALLDVIREQDPDLPVVIISGHGNIETAVSAIKRGAYDYIEKPFKADRLILITDRALEASKLKREIRELKQRSGDTMRLVGESSAINQLRQTIERVAATNSRILISGPSGSGKELAARMIHDLSPRARGPFVAINAATITPERMEDELFGIEDASGGLRKVGALEEAHGGTLYLDEVADMPRETQGKILRVLVDQTFTRVGGATRVQVDIRILSSTAKDLERAIAEGAFREDLYHRLGVVPLRVPGLAERREDVPILVRHFMEQISAASGLPMRRIGDDAMAVLQTHDWPGNIRQLRNNVERLMILTRGDPESTITADLLPAEVGAMVPNLPTTGGGEHLMSMPLRDAREIFERDYLQAQIKRFGGNISRTAEFVGMERSALHRKLKTLGLS; this is encoded by the coding sequence ATGGCATATGATATCCTGATTGTTGACGACGAGACCGACATCCGCGAGATGATCGCGGGCATTCTCGACGACGAGGGCTATGGCACCCGCACGGCCGCTGACAGCGACAGCGCGCTGACGGCGATCAAGGAGCGGCGGCCCTCGCTGGTGATCCTGGACATCTGGCTGCAGGGCAGCCGACTCGACGGCCTGGCGCTGCTCGACGTCATCCGGGAACAGGATCCGGACCTGCCGGTGGTCATCATCTCGGGCCACGGCAACATCGAGACCGCCGTCTCGGCAATCAAGCGCGGCGCCTACGACTATATCGAGAAGCCGTTCAAGGCCGACCGGCTGATTCTGATCACCGACCGGGCACTGGAAGCGTCCAAGTTGAAGCGCGAGATCCGCGAGCTCAAGCAGCGCTCGGGCGACACAATGCGGCTGGTCGGCGAATCGAGCGCGATCAACCAGTTGCGCCAAACGATCGAACGGGTTGCGGCGACCAACAGCCGGATCCTGATCTCTGGCCCTTCGGGATCGGGCAAGGAACTGGCCGCGCGCATGATCCACGACCTGTCGCCCCGCGCACGCGGCCCCTTCGTCGCGATCAACGCCGCCACCATCACGCCCGAACGCATGGAAGATGAACTGTTCGGCATCGAGGACGCCAGCGGCGGCCTGCGGAAGGTCGGCGCGCTTGAGGAGGCGCACGGCGGAACTCTGTATCTCGACGAGGTCGCCGACATGCCGCGCGAGACCCAGGGCAAGATTCTCCGCGTGCTGGTCGACCAGACCTTTACCCGCGTCGGCGGCGCGACCAGGGTGCAGGTCGACATCCGCATCCTGTCCTCGACGGCCAAGGACCTGGAGCGTGCGATTGCGGAAGGCGCCTTCCGCGAGGATCTCTATCATCGCCTCGGCGTCGTGCCGCTGCGCGTGCCTGGCCTGGCCGAGCGACGCGAGGACGTGCCGATCCTGGTCCGCCACTTCATGGAACAGATTTCTGCCGCCTCGGGCCTGCCGATGCGCCGGATCGGCGACGACGCGATGGCTGTCCTGCAGACGCATGACTGGCCGGGAAACATCCGGCAGCTGCGCAACAACGTCGAGCGGCTGATGATCCTGACCCGCGGCGACCCGGAGTCGACCATCACCGCGGATCTGTTGCCCGCGGAAGTCGGCGCCATGGTACCGAACCTGCCGACGACCGGCGGCGGCGAGCATCTGATGTCGATGCCGCTGCGCGATGCGCGCGAGATCTTCGAACGCGACTATCTCCAGGCGCAGATCAAGCGATTCGGCGGCAACATTTCGCGGACGGCGGAGTTCGTGGGCATGGAGCGATCCGCCTTGCATCGCAAACTGAAGACTTTGGGTTTATCCTGA
- the trkA gene encoding Trk system potassium transporter TrkA — protein MKVVICGAGQVGYGIAERLAAEQNDVSVIDSSPKLVNAIGDQLDVRGFVGNGAHPDVLAQAGADQADMIIAVTLYDEVNMVACQVAHSLFNVPTKVARVRAQSYLQGRWQSLFSREHMPIDVIISPEIEVGDMVLRRLALPGAVETVRFADDHVVVVGIMCEEDCPVVDTPLRQLTDLFPDLGAVVVGVVRGGKLFVPKSSDALLVGDLAYVVARRDQVRRTLGLFGHEEPEANRVVIAGGGNIGLYVAQSLEQRQSKTRIKVIESSRERAVHIADDLKRAVVLHGSALDQAILEEADVADADTMVTLTNDDEVNILACVMAKKMGCRRNLSLLNNPSYPAFANALGIDAFINPRAVTISRILQHVRRGRIRGVHSLQNGAAEVIEAEALETSPLVGRPLRDIDLPSGIRIGAVYRAGKVITPNGSLQIQARDRIVIFALANRVRQVEQMFRVSLEFF, from the coding sequence ATGAAGGTCGTAATCTGTGGGGCTGGCCAGGTCGGCTACGGGATCGCGGAACGGCTCGCGGCCGAGCAGAATGACGTTTCGGTGATCGATTCCTCGCCGAAGCTCGTTAATGCCATCGGCGACCAGCTCGACGTGCGCGGTTTCGTCGGCAACGGCGCTCATCCCGACGTGCTGGCCCAGGCCGGCGCGGACCAGGCCGACATGATCATCGCCGTGACCCTCTACGACGAGGTCAACATGGTGGCCTGTCAGGTCGCCCATTCCCTGTTCAATGTGCCGACCAAGGTGGCGCGCGTGCGGGCGCAGAGCTACCTGCAGGGGCGCTGGCAGAGTCTGTTCTCGCGCGAGCACATGCCGATCGACGTGATCATCTCGCCTGAGATCGAGGTCGGCGACATGGTGCTGCGCCGTCTGGCGCTGCCGGGCGCGGTCGAGACGGTACGCTTTGCCGATGACCATGTGGTCGTGGTCGGCATCATGTGCGAGGAGGACTGCCCGGTCGTCGACACGCCGCTGCGCCAGCTTACCGACCTGTTTCCCGATCTCGGTGCCGTCGTCGTCGGCGTCGTGCGGGGCGGCAAGCTGTTCGTGCCCAAGAGCAGCGACGCGCTTCTGGTCGGCGATCTTGCCTATGTGGTGGCACGGCGCGACCAGGTGCGCCGGACACTCGGCCTGTTCGGCCACGAGGAGCCCGAAGCCAACCGGGTTGTCATCGCCGGTGGCGGCAACATCGGTCTCTACGTCGCCCAGTCGCTGGAGCAGCGTCAGTCCAAGACCCGCATCAAGGTGATCGAATCCTCGCGCGAGCGGGCCGTGCACATCGCCGACGACCTGAAGCGGGCCGTGGTGCTGCACGGCAGTGCGCTCGACCAGGCGATCCTGGAGGAGGCCGACGTCGCCGACGCGGACACGATGGTCACGCTGACCAACGACGACGAGGTGAACATTCTCGCCTGCGTCATGGCCAAGAAGATGGGCTGCCGGCGCAACCTGTCGCTGCTGAACAATCCGAGCTATCCGGCGTTTGCCAATGCGCTCGGCATCGACGCCTTCATCAATCCGCGTGCGGTGACCATCTCGCGCATCCTACAGCACGTGCGGCGCGGGCGCATACGCGGTGTCCATTCCCTGCAGAACGGCGCGGCCGAGGTCATCGAGGCCGAGGCGCTGGAGACGTCGCCGCTTGTCGGACGTCCGCTGCGCGACATCGACCTGCCGTCCGGCATCCGCATCGGCGCGGTGTACCGGGCCGGCAAGGTGATCACGCCCAACGGCAGCCTCCAGATCCAGGCGCGCGACCGGATCGTCATCTTCGCGCTGGCCAACCGGGTACGCCAGGTCGAGCAGATGTTCCGGGTGAGCCTGGAATTCTTCTGA